The Microbacterium horticulturae genome has a window encoding:
- a CDS encoding alpha/beta fold hydrolase: MSTDATTLLTRTVGTGDDVITYDIRGDLATATTERPPLFLFGAPMGASGFAALAGFFTDRPVITYDPRGADRNPLGTTDITVQQHVDDLHRVISALETGPVDAFGNSGGGVTLLALATAHPEDLRRVVAHEPATGAVLPDADRIGAVIDDMKRTYAEQGEGAAMAKFVQLVMLQGELPADYLDQPAPDPAMFGMPAVDDGVRTNPLLRNMPSVTSYAPDIDALRALGDRLAIGFGVESGDAMAARAARAIAAAVGIHPVEFPSHHGGFSDQPGMPGDPAGVAARLREVIG; this comes from the coding sequence ATGAGCACTGACGCCACCACCCTCCTGACCCGCACCGTCGGCACCGGCGACGATGTCATCACCTATGACATCCGCGGCGATCTCGCCACCGCTACTACTGAGCGACCACCCCTCTTCCTCTTCGGAGCACCGATGGGCGCGAGCGGGTTCGCGGCCCTCGCCGGATTCTTCACCGACCGACCCGTGATCACCTACGACCCGCGCGGCGCCGACCGCAACCCGCTGGGCACGACCGACATCACCGTGCAGCAGCACGTGGACGACCTGCATCGGGTCATCTCGGCGCTCGAGACTGGGCCGGTGGATGCCTTCGGCAACAGTGGCGGCGGAGTGACGCTGCTCGCGCTGGCCACTGCTCATCCCGAAGACCTGCGCCGCGTGGTCGCACACGAGCCCGCGACGGGCGCCGTGCTGCCCGACGCGGATCGCATCGGCGCAGTGATCGACGATATGAAGCGCACCTACGCCGAGCAGGGCGAGGGAGCGGCGATGGCAAAGTTCGTGCAGCTCGTGATGCTGCAGGGCGAACTCCCCGCCGACTATCTCGACCAGCCGGCGCCCGATCCGGCGATGTTCGGGATGCCGGCGGTCGACGACGGCGTCCGCACGAATCCACTGCTGCGGAACATGCCCTCGGTCACCTCCTACGCCCCCGACATCGACGCGCTCCGCGCCCTCGGCGACCGCCTTGCGATCGGCTTCGGTGTGGAATCGGGCGACGCGATGGCAGCGCGTGCGGCCCGCGCGATCGCCGCGGCCGTCGGCATCCATCCCGTCGAATTCCCCAGCCACCACGGCGGCTTCAGCGATCAGCCCGGGATGCCGGGCGACCCGGCCGGCGTTGCGGCCCGGCTGCGCGAAGTGATCGGATAG
- a CDS encoding glycerophosphoryl diester phosphodiesterase membrane domain-containing protein, with amino-acid sequence MLRHEARAPRLGVRAHFSHVWQAARGGLAESIWSIVLIQALSAGVAVPAIGFLFERALAHAGLTNVTDHNLGMLLTDPVADLMLVAVLVVMLAAVLLQLAALFAISARQQRGRALTVRGMIHDTVRNLRVVLHPQAAVLFVYLLVLAPVTGLGLFSAVTHGIAIPPFVTREYLKSGLGTAIYVAASAAVVFVNARLIYTVPIMFLRRTPPLAAMRESVRMTARWRVLRVVIMVGLPAGLAWLMSSGLVELVVGVARLGHVAEIVLVSVATGVVKCVGLVLIAWATVTAINLCVADTLASSRTVPTHRLASAPALAPAAVHRSRAGRRWAALAVAAAVFTVATSTSVSTALASPAEPSDTIVIAHRGFSGGGVENTLSALDAAAAAHADAVEMDVQQTKDGVFVASHDTNLLMVAGRNENIYEMTADEVTSTVVREGGFHDTIPTMEQYVRHAVKLGMPLLIELKVTGHEHPGFVEDFLTVLDGLGVTADETYHSLDPEVVETLKTLRPHLRVGLTIAVSRGGVPDSPCDFYVIEQASYTTEFLQEAHRRGKAVYVWTVNDDDGLRRFLASRVDGIVTDHPDRALEFRSELSGTDAVAFTVEDTLGRLVP; translated from the coding sequence ATGTTGAGACACGAGGCGCGAGCCCCGCGGCTCGGCGTCCGAGCGCACTTCTCGCACGTGTGGCAGGCGGCTCGCGGCGGGCTCGCCGAGAGTATCTGGAGCATCGTGCTCATCCAGGCGCTCAGCGCCGGTGTCGCGGTGCCGGCGATCGGCTTCCTGTTCGAGCGCGCGCTCGCGCACGCCGGTCTCACCAACGTCACCGACCACAACCTCGGCATGCTGCTGACCGATCCTGTCGCCGACCTGATGCTGGTGGCCGTGCTCGTCGTCATGCTCGCTGCCGTACTGCTGCAGCTGGCGGCGCTGTTCGCGATCTCGGCGCGGCAGCAGCGCGGCCGCGCGCTGACCGTACGCGGAATGATCCACGACACAGTCCGCAACCTGCGAGTCGTTCTTCATCCTCAGGCGGCCGTCCTGTTCGTGTACCTGCTCGTCCTGGCGCCGGTCACCGGGCTGGGGCTGTTCTCTGCGGTCACCCACGGCATCGCCATCCCGCCGTTCGTGACGCGCGAGTATCTGAAGTCGGGGCTGGGCACGGCCATCTACGTCGCCGCGTCGGCGGCGGTCGTCTTCGTGAACGCACGGCTGATCTACACCGTCCCGATCATGTTCCTGCGCCGGACGCCGCCGCTCGCGGCGATGCGAGAGAGCGTGCGGATGACCGCCCGCTGGCGAGTGCTGCGCGTCGTGATCATGGTCGGACTGCCGGCGGGCCTCGCATGGCTGATGTCGTCGGGGCTGGTCGAGCTCGTCGTCGGAGTGGCGCGCCTCGGCCACGTCGCCGAGATCGTGCTGGTGAGCGTCGCGACCGGTGTCGTGAAATGCGTCGGTCTGGTCCTCATCGCGTGGGCGACGGTCACCGCCATCAACCTGTGCGTCGCCGACACTCTCGCTTCATCGCGAACGGTACCGACCCACAGGCTCGCGTCGGCACCCGCCCTCGCGCCCGCGGCCGTGCACCGGTCTCGTGCGGGCCGCCGATGGGCGGCGCTGGCCGTTGCCGCCGCCGTGTTCACGGTCGCGACATCCACTTCCGTGTCCACCGCGCTCGCCAGCCCTGCCGAACCCAGCGACACGATCGTGATCGCGCATCGCGGGTTCTCCGGCGGCGGCGTCGAGAACACGCTCAGTGCGCTGGACGCGGCGGCGGCCGCGCACGCCGACGCCGTCGAGATGGATGTGCAGCAGACGAAGGACGGCGTCTTCGTCGCCTCGCACGACACCAATCTGCTGATGGTCGCCGGGCGCAACGAGAACATCTACGAGATGACTGCCGACGAGGTCACATCGACGGTCGTGCGCGAGGGCGGATTCCACGACACCATTCCGACGATGGAGCAGTACGTGCGCCACGCGGTGAAGCTCGGGATGCCGCTGCTGATCGAACTCAAAGTGACAGGGCATGAGCATCCCGGCTTCGTCGAGGACTTCCTCACCGTGCTCGACGGCCTGGGCGTCACCGCCGATGAGACGTATCACTCGCTCGACCCCGAGGTCGTCGAGACGTTGAAGACACTGCGCCCGCACCTGCGCGTCGGGCTCACCATCGCCGTGAGCCGCGGCGGGGTGCCCGACAGCCCGTGCGACTTCTACGTCATCGAGCAGGCGTCGTACACGACCGAGTTCCTGCAGGAGGCGCATCGGCGGGGCAAGGCCGTCTACGTCTGGACGGTCAACGACGATGACGGCCTGCGCCGCTTTCTCGCATCACGCGTCGACGGCATCGTCACCGACCATCCCGACCGGGCGCTCGAGTTCCGCTCGGAGCTGTCGGGAACCGACGCCGTCGCGTTCACGGTCGAAGACACGCTAGGACGGCTCGTTCCGTAG
- a CDS encoding mechanosensitive ion channel family protein — MVSFWNLPPLVNAAIALVIAAAIVIAVTFAFTRLFAFLGRDRPWLVLLKRRTRVPFVVVTSVVLAWIALRMTIPYRDNAADVFRHVFVVLLVLSITWAVGSALTFAADLGLSHYATDGSDGWQARRARTQVLVVRRLIAAGTVIIGVGAALLTIPGIAAVGTTLLASAGFLSVVAGLAAQSTLSNVFAGMQLAFSGAVRLEDIVVVNGEWGYIEEITLTYVVVRVWDERRLVLPSTYFTQQPYENWTRESTAVLGTVFFDLDWGVDIPRMRARLDRILDESGLWDGEASSLRITDTVGGYVQVRALISADDAFKMFDLSRTVREEMLLWLQKENPEGLPRTRIQTVQRDGEVFPKPARKPQHPAESADDAERSRGDETKPLRLADIEAARAAAPGVDEK, encoded by the coding sequence ATGGTGTCGTTCTGGAATCTGCCCCCGCTCGTCAACGCCGCCATCGCCCTCGTCATCGCGGCGGCGATCGTGATCGCCGTGACGTTCGCCTTCACCCGGCTCTTCGCCTTTCTCGGTCGGGATCGCCCGTGGCTCGTGCTGCTCAAGCGCCGCACGCGCGTGCCGTTCGTGGTGGTCACATCGGTCGTGCTCGCCTGGATAGCGCTGCGCATGACGATTCCGTACCGTGACAATGCCGCCGACGTGTTCCGGCATGTGTTCGTCGTGCTGCTGGTGCTGTCGATCACATGGGCGGTGGGTTCGGCGCTGACATTCGCCGCCGACCTGGGGCTGTCGCACTATGCGACCGATGGGTCGGACGGCTGGCAGGCGCGGCGGGCACGCACCCAGGTGCTCGTGGTGCGACGGCTCATCGCTGCGGGAACCGTCATCATCGGCGTGGGTGCCGCACTGCTGACGATCCCCGGCATCGCGGCGGTGGGAACGACGCTGCTCGCGTCAGCCGGGTTCTTGTCGGTGGTCGCCGGTCTCGCGGCGCAGTCCACGTTGAGCAACGTGTTCGCCGGCATGCAGCTGGCCTTCAGCGGGGCCGTCCGGCTCGAAGACATCGTGGTGGTGAACGGCGAGTGGGGATACATCGAGGAGATCACCCTCACCTACGTGGTGGTGCGGGTGTGGGATGAGCGGCGGCTCGTTCTGCCGTCGACGTACTTCACGCAGCAGCCGTATGAGAACTGGACCCGTGAGTCGACGGCGGTGCTGGGCACGGTGTTCTTCGATCTCGACTGGGGTGTCGACATTCCGCGCATGCGTGCGCGCCTGGATCGCATCCTCGACGAGAGCGGGCTGTGGGACGGCGAGGCGTCGTCGCTGCGCATCACCGACACCGTCGGCGGATACGTGCAGGTGCGCGCGCTCATCAGCGCCGACGATGCGTTCAAGATGTTCGATCTGTCGCGCACCGTGCGCGAGGAGATGCTGCTCTGGCTGCAGAAGGAGAATCCGGAGGGTCTGCCGCGCACGCGCATCCAGACCGTGCAGCGCGACGGGGAGGTGTTCCCGAAGCCGGCGCGCAAGCCCCAGCATCCCGCTGAGAGCGCCGACGATGCGGAACGATCGCGCGGTGACGAGACAAAGCCGCTGCGCCTGGCCGACATCGAGGCGGCCCGGGCTGCGGCACCCGGCGTCGACGAGAAGTGA
- a CDS encoding VanZ family protein, which produces MSDQVLLGVIAVGIGAFVGLILFVPFVALSYRRRGRLSAGRLVLWTGSLVYFWAIWTYTLLPLPDPDTIRCAGVNLNLLQFVDDIREAFTGPGNPLLNSGILQLGLNVVLFVPLGFFLRVLVGRGILVAGLVGLGISLVIEFTQLTGVWGLYPCAYRVFDVDDLLTNTLGALAGSLIALLVPRRHRGMPQLDTADDPRPVTRARRALSMLCDLLAITCAEGAVALTTQLGLHVLGFDEIVHDGTAASLTGSITALAIWFIAVMTTGGTIGDLSVQLRYVGGRLPRPLARLLRFVGGIGGYALLGMIPGGSWLAWLFGLAGVVLFFATARGRGLPGVISGQRLVDARSLRAEAVHPA; this is translated from the coding sequence GTGTCGGATCAGGTCCTGCTCGGGGTGATCGCCGTCGGGATCGGGGCGTTCGTCGGCCTCATCCTGTTCGTCCCGTTCGTCGCGCTGAGCTATCGGCGCCGCGGGCGACTGAGCGCCGGTCGCCTCGTGCTCTGGACCGGCTCGCTCGTCTACTTCTGGGCGATCTGGACATACACGCTGCTGCCGCTGCCCGATCCTGACACCATCCGCTGCGCGGGCGTCAACCTCAACCTGCTGCAATTCGTCGACGACATCCGCGAGGCGTTCACCGGCCCCGGCAACCCGCTGCTGAACAGCGGCATTCTGCAGCTCGGACTCAACGTCGTGCTGTTCGTGCCGCTCGGGTTCTTCCTCCGCGTGCTCGTCGGCCGCGGCATCCTCGTCGCCGGACTCGTCGGTCTCGGCATCTCGCTGGTCATCGAATTCACGCAGCTGACCGGCGTGTGGGGTCTCTACCCGTGTGCGTACCGCGTCTTCGATGTCGACGACCTGCTGACCAACACGCTCGGCGCGCTCGCCGGATCGCTCATCGCCCTGCTCGTTCCGCGTCGTCACCGGGGGATGCCGCAGCTCGACACCGCGGACGACCCGCGCCCGGTCACCCGCGCGCGCCGCGCGCTCTCGATGCTGTGCGACCTCCTCGCGATCACGTGCGCGGAAGGGGCGGTGGCTCTGACCACCCAGCTCGGCCTGCACGTGCTCGGCTTCGACGAGATCGTGCACGACGGCACTGCCGCGTCACTGACCGGCAGCATCACGGCCCTGGCGATCTGGTTCATCGCCGTGATGACTACCGGCGGCACGATCGGCGACCTGAGCGTGCAGCTGCGCTACGTCGGCGGCCGCCTGCCGCGCCCGCTCGCACGGCTACTCCGGTTCGTGGGCGGCATCGGCGGGTACGCGCTGCTCGGCATGATCCCCGGAGGGAGCTGGCTCGCCTGGCTGTTCGGACTGGCCGGCGTCGTTCTGTTCTTCGCGACCGCGCGCGGTCGAGGACTGCCGGGCGTGATCAGCGGGCAGCGCCTCGTCGACGCGCGCTCGCTGCGTGCGGAGGCTGTCCACCCCGCATGA
- a CDS encoding NADP-dependent oxidoreductase codes for MNTMRAIHQTAFGDSSVLELVEAPVPEPLPTEVRVRVHAAGVNPVDGKTREGKGMAAVLGTPPFGVGWDVSGVVDAVGFGVTTLAPGDEVYGMPWFPREAGAYADYVTAPSRQFARKPRSIGHVAAAALPLAALTAWQALVDTARVEAGQRVLIHAAAGGVGHLAVQIATARGAHVIGTGSSAREAFVRSLGAAEFVDYRSARFEEQLEPVDIVIDLIGDAEQTGLRSVSLVRPGGLYVGVPSGISDEVGTAAAARGVRATGILVEPDGAALAQIAELVDAGRLRVEVERTFPLAQAAAAQNAVATGRTQGKIVLEVV; via the coding sequence ATGAACACGATGCGGGCGATCCACCAGACGGCCTTCGGCGACTCTTCGGTGCTCGAGTTGGTCGAGGCGCCGGTGCCCGAACCGCTGCCCACCGAGGTGCGCGTGCGGGTGCATGCGGCGGGTGTGAACCCGGTCGACGGCAAGACGCGCGAGGGGAAGGGCATGGCCGCGGTGCTCGGCACTCCTCCGTTCGGTGTGGGGTGGGATGTCTCCGGCGTCGTGGACGCGGTCGGCTTCGGCGTGACGACGCTGGCGCCCGGCGACGAGGTGTACGGCATGCCGTGGTTCCCGCGCGAGGCCGGCGCGTACGCCGACTACGTCACGGCGCCATCGCGCCAGTTCGCGCGGAAGCCGCGGTCGATCGGCCACGTCGCGGCGGCGGCGCTTCCGCTGGCGGCGCTGACGGCATGGCAGGCGCTGGTCGACACCGCGCGCGTCGAGGCCGGTCAGCGGGTGCTCATTCATGCCGCCGCGGGCGGTGTCGGCCATCTCGCGGTGCAGATCGCCACGGCGCGCGGCGCGCACGTCATCGGCACCGGCAGCTCCGCGCGCGAGGCCTTCGTCCGATCCCTGGGTGCCGCCGAGTTCGTCGACTACCGCTCCGCGCGTTTCGAGGAGCAGCTCGAGCCCGTCGACATCGTCATCGACCTCATCGGTGACGCGGAGCAGACCGGCCTGCGCTCGGTCTCGCTCGTGAGGCCGGGCGGCCTCTATGTGGGCGTACCCTCGGGCATCAGCGACGAGGTCGGCACCGCAGCCGCAGCCCGCGGCGTGCGTGCCACAGGCATCCTCGTCGAGCCCGACGGCGCCGCGCTCGCGCAGATCGCCGAACTCGTCGACGCCGGCCGACTCCGCGTTGAAGTCGAGCGCACGTTCCCGCTCGCGCAAGCCGCGGCCGCACAGAACGCCGTCGCTACCGGCCGCACCCAGGGAAAGATCGTGCTCGAGGTGGTGTGA
- a CDS encoding winged helix-turn-helix transcriptional regulator, producing the protein MEACPTGQHDHHNVYEAGCPCRSLLDLLANKWTALAIGALEDGPVRFGALKQTLGGVSPKMLAQTLRRLEASDLVSRTVYPAVPAHVEYALTDLGRSVAEPLRGLRLWVEHHLDDVIGPDRPRDAALIDGEVSRPRRR; encoded by the coding sequence GTGGAAGCCTGCCCGACCGGCCAGCACGATCATCACAACGTCTACGAAGCCGGCTGCCCCTGCCGATCGTTGCTCGACCTGCTCGCGAACAAGTGGACGGCGCTGGCCATCGGGGCGCTCGAAGACGGACCCGTGCGCTTCGGCGCGCTCAAGCAGACGCTCGGCGGTGTGAGTCCGAAGATGCTCGCCCAGACGCTGCGGCGCCTTGAAGCATCTGACCTCGTCTCGCGCACCGTCTACCCGGCCGTGCCCGCGCACGTCGAGTACGCGCTCACCGACCTCGGTCGCAGTGTCGCCGAGCCGCTGCGCGGGCTGCGGCTCTGGGTCGAACACCACCTCGACGACGTAATCGGCCCCGACCGTCCGCGGGATGCAGCGCTGATTGACGGGGAGGTCAGCCGACCGCGAAGACGCTGA
- a CDS encoding DUF3237 domain-containing protein: MTDILDHVAAPALRPVSSIRVDVDEPVDLGEGSDGRRRIVPILGGTATGELSGRVLGGGADFQVLRPDRVTELEARYPIALDDGTLIEVVNRGIRAAAPDDIDRLMRGEIVDPDRVYFRCTPTLRAPRGQWEWLNRTLFVGTGRRHPDSVEISVFAVG, from the coding sequence ATGACTGACATCCTGGATCACGTCGCCGCGCCCGCGCTGCGGCCCGTCAGCAGCATCCGCGTCGATGTGGACGAGCCCGTCGATCTCGGCGAGGGCAGTGACGGGCGCCGACGCATCGTGCCGATCCTCGGTGGCACGGCGACCGGCGAGCTGAGCGGCCGTGTGCTCGGCGGGGGTGCCGATTTCCAAGTGCTGCGACCCGACCGGGTCACCGAGCTCGAGGCGCGCTACCCGATCGCGCTCGATGACGGCACACTCATCGAAGTGGTCAATCGCGGCATCCGCGCCGCAGCGCCCGACGACATCGATCGGCTCATGCGCGGCGAGATCGTCGATCCCGATCGCGTCTACTTCCGGTGCACGCCCACGCTGCGCGCTCCACGCGGACAGTGGGAGTGGCTGAACCGCACGCTCTTCGTCGGCACCGGGCGGCGGCATCCCGATTCCGTCGAGATCAGCGTCTTCGCGGTCGGCTGA
- a CDS encoding MFS transporter: MITVDSASAPVRTRRVRDLFAVNIGNALEWFDWNTYAIFAPFFAAQFFQGDDPLTALLSTLAIFAVGFLMRPVGGWLFGQIADARGRRFSLTLAIGLAAVGSAVIALAPTATVVGVWAAVILLLARLLQGLSHGGETGSAFTYLAEIAPDHRRGLWASFPWIGVGIGSIAATGLGALLSGLLSAEQMTAFGWRIPFALAAVLGLYSLWIRFRLTESEKFETSDEPSPTLRETFRLIGRHRGTIGRITGLTIGGVTVFYTWLIFAPGYATREFGIDASTALTIGVAAQLILVIASPLFGRLSDRIGRRPVLQIFSVGFAIAAFGLDAILGPNPWTLLLAMGVAAVLISANTGPLGAAFAELVPTKERATVIGIGYATSAAIFGGTAPYLNTWLESLDLHWIYTAYLVVLCLISVAVVWRMPETARDPLR, from the coding sequence GTGATCACTGTCGACTCGGCTTCGGCCCCGGTGCGCACCCGGCGCGTGCGCGATCTGTTCGCCGTCAACATCGGCAACGCGCTCGAATGGTTCGACTGGAACACCTACGCGATCTTCGCCCCGTTCTTCGCGGCGCAGTTCTTCCAGGGAGATGACCCGCTCACGGCGCTGCTGTCGACGCTCGCGATCTTCGCCGTCGGCTTTCTCATGCGCCCGGTGGGCGGATGGCTGTTCGGCCAGATCGCCGACGCCCGCGGGCGACGCTTCAGCCTCACTCTCGCGATCGGACTCGCCGCGGTGGGCAGTGCCGTGATCGCCCTCGCGCCCACCGCCACCGTTGTCGGCGTGTGGGCCGCGGTGATCCTGCTGCTCGCCCGGCTGCTGCAGGGGCTCTCGCACGGCGGAGAGACGGGGTCGGCCTTCACCTATCTTGCCGAGATCGCGCCCGACCACCGGCGCGGCCTGTGGGCGAGCTTCCCGTGGATCGGCGTCGGCATCGGTTCGATCGCGGCGACCGGGCTGGGCGCCCTGCTGTCGGGGCTGCTGTCCGCCGAGCAGATGACCGCGTTCGGCTGGCGCATCCCGTTCGCGCTCGCCGCCGTGCTCGGGCTCTACTCGCTGTGGATTCGATTCCGCCTCACCGAGTCCGAGAAGTTCGAGACCTCTGATGAGCCCAGCCCCACACTGCGCGAGACCTTCCGTCTCATCGGCCGACACCGCGGCACGATCGGTCGCATCACCGGACTGACCATCGGCGGCGTGACGGTGTTCTACACCTGGCTCATCTTCGCCCCCGGGTACGCGACACGGGAGTTCGGCATCGACGCCTCGACCGCACTGACCATCGGGGTCGCGGCGCAGCTGATCCTCGTGATCGCCTCACCGCTGTTCGGTCGTCTGTCCGACCGCATCGGGCGGCGACCGGTGCTGCAGATCTTCAGTGTTGGGTTCGCGATCGCGGCGTTCGGGCTCGACGCCATCCTCGGCCCGAACCCGTGGACGCTGCTGCTGGCGATGGGCGTCGCGGCGGTACTCATCAGCGCCAACACCGGACCGCTCGGTGCCGCCTTCGCCGAACTCGTCCCGACGAAGGAGCGTGCCACCGTCATCGGCATCGGCTACGCGACCTCGGCAGCGATCTTCGGCGGCACCGCCCCCTACCTGAACACGTGGCTCGAGTCGCTCGACCTGCACTGGATCTACACCGCGTACCTCGTCGTGCTGTGCCTGATCAGCGTGGCGGTGGTGTGGCGGATGCCGGAGACCGCCCGCGATCCGCTGCGCTGA
- a CDS encoding LysR family transcriptional regulator, producing the protein MSTPRFTLRQLAYFVAAARAGSIAAAAESEHISRSVVAGAVNELEALFGMPLATRSRGAGFVLTAAGEAVFELALSLLREADDLPGRVAGSRLTGTVVVGSFPSVVPTAFPLVFELLAEQHPDLRLDVRARPQPELMAALRAGDLDLAVAYNVHLEHDLESLLVYDTVMHVILAADHPLAAREVVPASELEHERLILMALPPGPDDTLSYFVRQGLAPQVWVRTGDFELMRSLVARRLGVALCIQAPRTQYSYEGLSVVQRPLDPAPNLERLSVVWPRSRRLSRSAAHVAHLLHEHGSELAPRI; encoded by the coding sequence ATGTCGACCCCTCGGTTCACCCTCCGCCAACTGGCGTACTTCGTCGCGGCCGCCCGTGCGGGCAGTATCGCGGCGGCGGCCGAGAGCGAGCACATCTCCCGGTCGGTGGTCGCGGGTGCGGTCAACGAGCTGGAGGCGTTGTTCGGGATGCCGCTGGCCACCCGCAGCCGCGGTGCGGGCTTCGTGCTCACGGCCGCAGGCGAAGCGGTGTTCGAGCTGGCGCTGTCGCTGCTCCGTGAGGCCGACGATCTGCCCGGCCGGGTCGCGGGCTCGCGGTTGACGGGCACCGTGGTCGTCGGGTCGTTCCCCTCGGTGGTGCCGACGGCGTTCCCGCTGGTGTTCGAACTGCTGGCCGAGCAGCATCCCGACCTGCGGCTCGATGTGCGCGCACGTCCGCAGCCGGAGCTCATGGCAGCGCTGCGCGCCGGTGACCTCGACCTCGCCGTGGCCTACAACGTGCACCTCGAGCACGATCTGGAGAGCCTGCTCGTCTACGACACCGTGATGCACGTAATTCTGGCGGCAGACCATCCGCTGGCCGCGCGGGAGGTGGTGCCCGCATCCGAGCTCGAGCACGAGCGGCTGATCCTCATGGCGCTGCCGCCCGGTCCCGACGACACTCTCAGCTACTTCGTGCGCCAGGGACTCGCTCCGCAGGTCTGGGTGCGCACCGGCGATTTCGAACTCATGCGCAGTCTCGTCGCACGGCGGCTCGGGGTCGCGTTGTGCATCCAGGCGCCGCGCACGCAGTACAGCTACGAGGGGCTGTCGGTCGTGCAGCGGCCGCTCGATCCCGCGCCGAACCTTGAACGGCTGTCGGTCGTCTGGCCTCGATCGCGACGTCTGTCGCGGTCGGCGGCCCACGTCGCGCACCTGCTGCACGAGCACGGCAGCGAACTTGCGCCGCGGATCTGA